Proteins encoded by one window of Oxobacter pfennigii:
- a CDS encoding cell wall-binding repeat-containing protein has translation MKNKRILSLIITAAILFSLLPGGAYYAVAADTTGAGHVMQVYQKVEMSGGYALALKTDGTVWFWGYEIRPDQGGWARSRPGKIEGLNEIVSISAGDSHAAALKEDGTVWSWGNNGSGQLGDGTRGDKATPVMAVGLDDVISISSGGMHTLALKKDGTVWAWGDNSKGQLGDGTQVNGRTPVKVAGLADVAAIYSGYAHSMAVKKDGTVWAFGDNSKGQLGDGTTEDRLLPVKINISGDVLALSLGREHSAALKKDRTVWAWGDNSKGQLGDGTNIQKSSPVMVKGLSNIKMLSSGWYHSMALKEDGSVWTWGANNSGQLGTGSMEDKNIPVKVQGLWDIRAVDAGYDTSLVIKTDSTVWSWGNNESGQLADGTIYNSKYSPIQANVDVDFPKIVSSSPNNEDKDIAVFKSITVKFSENVEPGISYNNITVKDYSGSVVEMNKELSKDILTITPRESLKNDAAYTVSIPEGAVIDKEENRLLEEYKFGFTTGNALSTAANIDEVSPGNNERHVVLDSKFTLKFNKSIIAGENFEGIGIKDEKNNNIEISKGISDNTIILTPKSPLVLNTRYTVTIPSGAVKYNEGGALTGDYVSSFTTLEPSDIVAVSAGKEHSLALRADGKLYVWGSNEYGQLGNGMIFSSIPHSFNTPFPVPDLTDVAAVSAGENHSLALKKDGTVYSWGFNMYGTGEIDPTYVDLYGSPYKVPGLQNIIAVSAGKDYSMALQNDGTVWTWYSNMYDDNGGSLPEKVPGLTDVTAIAAGNDRFLALKEDGTVWAWGNNLNEALGVKGNGEIPSKVIGLADVASIDTGEEYNVALKKDGTMYVWGKDAAYIASGARGIKDAAAVSAGYSHITVLKKDGTGWFWGESIMGNAQYAISEARKIDFPDGARAFSSGRYFDIAIGKDSSVWAFGVNRSGQLGDGTNNNTEYLVKALPSNIPFKINYIQPYNNSTYAQAFEPVIIAFNKNIIEGDNYGSIAIKDGTGSVPVKKEIDKNILTITPLEDLEYSKGYTVELPQDAVKDDGGSILKDDLKFSFTTVRPKNAENPPLLVRGTYPEDGMEITGADDAITVNFNMEIAGGTNYSSINVRDSGGNTVPSSVSFKNSRLTIKPDTILNAGETYTVTLPAGSVKDSYKGMVLEEDNSFEFSVKAVPEGKISRYAGNNRYETSIKISQAGWTSSQNVVLATGEDFPDALSAAPLAEKLDAPILLTDKTALRSSLGEELERLGARNIFIIGGEGAVSKSVKDELERKGMSVIRLSGNDRYDTSLKVADYMNTNFGISREIVVATGNDFPDALSIAPVAAKKGMPIILTPRSELPENIKEYIDINGITKAFVVGGTGVISDAVANKLPDGERINGNDRYETNIAVLERFKDDLDFGSIYVSTGNDFPDALAGSVLATKTLSPIVLTGKQLEQKTKDFIEDNMPQLKEVKALGGEGVVPSSALLPIAPVSDNIGGETGDMAVYGTEAVFSGGFIYYNDNVENGFLYKIKDDLTGRVKLSNDSPRYINVMEGWIYYVNQSDDDKLYKIKADGNQRTKLTDYSVWNIRVSGDWIYYVRDDSPNMQSPRLYRIKTDGAGNTKVSDDWIMGFAISEGFIYYSGSSDYDRTYRMKLDGTGKQSVINNSVYSLDVVGEWIFYSRETDTGDTAIYKSKSDGTGDEILIAPRAYKAAVLGDFVYYCNGLDGYKLYRIRTDGSENIRLDDDNRSYGFNLAGDWLYYMNSSKGSIFYNTKTGEEVINRPID, from the coding sequence TTGAAGAATAAAAGAATTTTATCATTGATAATCACTGCCGCAATTTTATTTTCATTGCTGCCCGGCGGCGCTTACTATGCTGTGGCAGCTGATACTACAGGTGCCGGCCATGTCATGCAGGTGTACCAAAAGGTTGAAATGAGCGGGGGTTACGCACTGGCCTTAAAGACTGACGGCACAGTCTGGTTTTGGGGATATGAAATCCGTCCGGACCAGGGGGGATGGGCCAGGAGCAGGCCCGGAAAAATAGAAGGATTGAATGAAATAGTCTCAATTTCCGCCGGGGACTCTCATGCCGCAGCATTAAAAGAAGATGGGACGGTATGGTCCTGGGGGAATAATGGCAGCGGGCAGCTGGGAGACGGGACGAGAGGAGACAAAGCTACACCTGTGATGGCTGTGGGGCTGGATGATGTAATAAGTATCAGTTCCGGAGGGATGCATACCCTGGCGCTAAAAAAGGATGGTACTGTATGGGCATGGGGAGACAACAGCAAGGGCCAGCTGGGAGACGGGACACAGGTGAATGGAAGGACTCCTGTGAAGGTCGCAGGCCTTGCGGACGTTGCCGCCATATATTCGGGATATGCTCACAGCATGGCAGTAAAGAAGGATGGAACGGTATGGGCCTTTGGGGACAACAGCAAAGGACAGCTGGGAGATGGTACAACTGAAGATAGATTGCTGCCTGTTAAGATAAATATTTCGGGGGATGTCCTTGCATTAAGCCTGGGAAGGGAACATTCCGCGGCATTAAAAAAAGACAGAACGGTATGGGCATGGGGAGACAACAGCAAGGGTCAGCTGGGAGACGGCACAAACATACAAAAAAGCTCTCCTGTCATGGTAAAGGGGTTAAGCAATATAAAAATGCTAAGCAGCGGATGGTACCATTCAATGGCATTAAAAGAAGACGGCAGTGTGTGGACATGGGGTGCCAATAATTCCGGCCAGCTTGGGACAGGGTCCATGGAGGACAAAAATATACCTGTGAAGGTCCAGGGATTATGGGATATCAGGGCTGTTGACGCGGGTTATGATACCTCCCTTGTCATAAAAACGGATTCCACAGTATGGTCCTGGGGCAATAACGAAAGCGGCCAGCTTGCCGACGGGACTATTTACAACAGTAAGTATAGTCCCATACAGGCTAATGTGGACGTAGATTTCCCGAAGATAGTTTCAAGCAGCCCCAATAACGAGGATAAAGATATAGCGGTTTTCAAGTCTATAACGGTAAAATTCAGCGAAAATGTAGAGCCGGGTATAAGCTATAATAATATAACGGTAAAGGATTATTCCGGAAGTGTCGTTGAGATGAATAAGGAACTTTCCAAAGACATATTGACTATCACACCCAGGGAGAGCTTGAAAAACGATGCAGCCTACACCGTCTCTATACCTGAAGGCGCTGTTATAGATAAAGAAGAGAACAGATTATTGGAAGAATATAAGTTCGGCTTTACCACCGGAAATGCTCTTTCAACAGCAGCCAATATAGATGAAGTGTCTCCCGGGAATAACGAGAGGCATGTGGTGTTAGACAGCAAATTTACATTAAAGTTCAACAAGAGCATTATTGCCGGGGAGAATTTTGAAGGCATCGGTATCAAGGATGAAAAGAATAATAATATAGAAATATCAAAGGGCATTTCAGATAATACCATTATTCTGACTCCCAAGAGTCCTCTTGTTTTAAATACAAGGTACACAGTTACAATACCTTCCGGCGCCGTAAAATATAATGAAGGGGGAGCTCTTACGGGGGATTATGTATCAAGCTTTACTACCCTTGAGCCTTCCGACATTGTAGCGGTATCCGCCGGGAAGGAGCATTCGCTGGCATTAAGGGCAGACGGGAAATTGTATGTATGGGGCAGCAATGAATATGGTCAGTTGGGGAATGGAATGATTTTTTCAAGCATACCTCATAGTTTTAATACACCTTTTCCTGTACCTGATTTGACGGATGTGGCTGCGGTTTCTGCCGGAGAAAATCATTCCCTCGCACTTAAGAAAGACGGTACCGTCTACAGCTGGGGTTTTAACATGTATGGAACCGGTGAAATAGATCCGACCTATGTGGATTTATACGGGTCTCCGTACAAGGTACCGGGACTTCAAAATATAATTGCTGTCTCTGCAGGCAAAGATTACTCCATGGCTTTGCAAAATGACGGAACGGTTTGGACATGGTATTCCAATATGTATGATGACAATGGGGGCAGTTTGCCCGAAAAAGTTCCGGGCTTGACTGATGTAACTGCCATAGCGGCAGGAAATGACCGCTTTTTGGCTTTAAAAGAGGATGGTACGGTATGGGCCTGGGGAAATAACCTCAATGAGGCGCTTGGCGTAAAGGGCAATGGTGAAATCCCTTCCAAAGTTATAGGGCTTGCGGACGTTGCTTCAATAGATACGGGAGAAGAGTATAATGTGGCATTGAAGAAGGACGGGACAATGTATGTATGGGGGAAAGACGCGGCATATATTGCAAGCGGAGCCAGGGGAATAAAAGACGCAGCTGCAGTTTCAGCAGGTTACAGCCATATTACCGTATTGAAGAAGGATGGGACCGGGTGGTTTTGGGGAGAGAGCATAATGGGCAATGCTCAATATGCCATCAGTGAGGCAAGAAAGATAGATTTTCCTGACGGCGCAAGGGCTTTCTCATCAGGGCGGTACTTTGACATTGCCATTGGGAAAGACAGTTCGGTATGGGCTTTTGGAGTCAATCGGTCGGGACAGTTAGGCGACGGTACCAATAATAATACTGAATACCTGGTAAAGGCTCTGCCCAGCAATATACCCTTTAAGATAAACTATATACAGCCATACAATAACAGCACTTATGCTCAAGCTTTTGAGCCGGTTATTATTGCATTCAATAAAAATATCATTGAGGGAGACAACTACGGCAGTATTGCGATTAAGGATGGTACCGGTTCTGTACCGGTGAAAAAGGAAATCGACAAAAATATACTCACCATAACTCCTTTGGAAGATCTTGAGTATAGTAAAGGCTATACTGTGGAACTCCCGCAGGATGCAGTAAAGGATGATGGCGGCAGTATATTGAAGGATGATCTTAAATTTTCTTTTACAACTGTAAGGCCTAAAAATGCTGAAAATCCTCCTCTTCTTGTAAGGGGCACCTACCCGGAGGATGGTATGGAGATTACCGGGGCAGATGATGCTATAACCGTTAATTTCAATATGGAGATAGCAGGCGGCACAAACTACAGTTCCATTAATGTGAGGGATTCCGGAGGAAACACGGTGCCTTCTTCAGTTAGTTTTAAGAACAGCAGGCTGACAATAAAGCCTGATACTATCTTGAATGCTGGAGAGACATACACAGTTACACTGCCTGCAGGAAGTGTCAAGGATAGCTACAAGGGTATGGTTCTTGAAGAAGACAATTCATTTGAATTTTCGGTGAAGGCTGTGCCGGAAGGAAAAATCAGCCGGTATGCAGGTAATAACAGGTATGAGACATCCATAAAGATATCTCAGGCCGGCTGGACATCTTCACAGAATGTTGTATTGGCCACAGGAGAGGATTTCCCTGATGCCCTGTCCGCAGCGCCGCTGGCTGAAAAATTGGATGCCCCTATACTTCTCACGGATAAAACTGCATTACGAAGCAGCCTTGGAGAGGAACTTGAAAGGCTGGGCGCAAGGAATATATTTATAATAGGCGGAGAAGGCGCAGTATCAAAAAGTGTTAAAGATGAATTGGAGAGAAAAGGTATGTCGGTTATCCGTCTTTCAGGAAACGACAGGTATGATACATCCCTAAAAGTTGCAGACTATATGAACACAAATTTTGGCATAAGCAGAGAGATTGTTGTTGCAACAGGCAATGACTTCCCTGATGCCCTTTCAATAGCCCCTGTTGCGGCAAAAAAGGGTATGCCTATAATATTGACACCAAGATCAGAACTTCCAGAAAATATAAAGGAGTATATAGATATCAATGGTATAACTAAAGCATTTGTAGTAGGCGGAACAGGTGTCATCAGTGATGCGGTAGCAAATAAACTTCCTGATGGAGAGAGAATAAATGGAAACGACAGGTATGAGACCAATATAGCGGTGCTGGAAAGATTTAAAGATGATCTGGATTTTGGCTCCATATATGTGTCAACAGGAAACGATTTTCCTGATGCCCTTGCAGGCTCAGTACTTGCCACTAAGACTTTGTCGCCTATAGTGCTTACAGGCAAACAGCTTGAGCAGAAGACAAAGGATTTCATAGAGGATAATATGCCTCAGTTAAAGGAGGTAAAGGCACTGGGTGGTGAAGGAGTTGTCCCATCTTCCGCGCTGCTGCCAATTGCACCTGTATCGGATAATATAGGGGGAGAAACAGGGGATATGGCTGTATACGGCACTGAGGCGGTGTTCTCAGGCGGCTTTATATATTATAATGATAATGTAGAAAATGGCTTCCTTTATAAAATTAAGGATGATTTAACAGGCCGAGTTAAGCTGAGTAATGATTCTCCCCGTTATATAAATGTAATGGAAGGCTGGATATACTATGTAAATCAGTCCGACGATGATAAACTATACAAAATTAAAGCAGACGGCAATCAGAGAACAAAGCTTACGGACTACAGCGTATGGAATATACGCGTATCAGGGGACTGGATTTACTATGTGCGCGACGATTCCCCAAACATGCAGTCTCCAAGGCTTTACAGGATAAAGACTGACGGCGCCGGGAATACAAAGGTAAGCGATGATTGGATAATGGGATTTGCCATTTCCGAGGGCTTCATATACTATTCGGGAAGCAGTGACTATGACAGGACATATAGAATGAAGCTTGACGGTACCGGTAAGCAATCAGTAATCAATAATAGTGTATACTCCCTGGATGTTGTGGGCGAGTGGATATTTTACTCCAGAGAAACAGATACCGGCGATACTGCTATATATAAGTCTAAATCAGATGGTACAGGAGATGAGATATTGATTGCCCCAAGGGCATATAAAGCCGCAGTACTGGGAGACTTTGTATACTATTGCAACGGCCTGGATGGATATAAACTTTACAGAATCAGGACTGATGGCTCAGAAAATATCAGGCTTGATGATGACAACAGGTCATATGGATTTAACCTGGCCGGTGATTGGCTCTACTATATGAACAGTTCAAAGGGCAGCATATTCTACAACACAAAGACTGGTGAAGAGGTAATCAACAGGCCGATAGATTAG
- a CDS encoding SEC-C metal-binding domain-containing protein codes for MTEEKAKKIFEQYNCKSDVVRCPNGKAMIRKLLDSYARAAVNLYGIISRHDFVDIFNKQNAEETNEEEIYVLLLPLVLKDGRYGFYKEYIVHYWFFDDFDQADYLLKHQGDKPRYIPEKNEFLKYTIEDYVDNDHLWNVRSFMWDVFGYSKDTSEGYEEVRDYIIYGDGIKELGPILDRHDLVFRDEKQLQEFINRIMLAKNNTRIWENNGYTPSELREIFSKGNQNIIKFPTLQRPKIGRNDPCPCGSGKKYKKCCAIFDDEKTSQLSSEECRLFYETWYGLMGFVNDRKNVIKAKIKPEYPNAVSDMMVYKVREVLWENPELIDEYINVSELPQEKTDILKLWKTKHKKGMFFILEYQPEYAVAIAPDAQGEK; via the coding sequence ATGACTGAAGAAAAGGCAAAGAAAATTTTTGAACAATATAACTGCAAATCAGACGTTGTCCGTTGCCCTAACGGGAAGGCAATGATCCGCAAGCTGCTTGATTCTTATGCAAGGGCGGCGGTGAACCTATATGGCATTATCAGCCGTCATGATTTTGTTGATATTTTCAATAAACAAAATGCCGAAGAGACGAATGAAGAGGAGATTTATGTTCTCCTCCTGCCGCTTGTGTTAAAAGACGGCAGGTATGGTTTTTATAAGGAATACATCGTGCATTATTGGTTTTTCGATGACTTTGACCAAGCCGATTATTTATTGAAACACCAAGGGGACAAACCCCGCTATATACCCGAAAAAAACGAATTCCTTAAATATACAATTGAGGATTACGTTGATAACGACCACTTATGGAATGTACGCAGTTTCATGTGGGACGTTTTCGGCTACAGCAAGGATACCTCTGAAGGCTATGAGGAAGTAAGAGATTATATAATATATGGCGATGGGATAAAAGAATTGGGACCCATTCTGGACAGGCATGATCTTGTGTTCCGTGACGAAAAACAGTTACAGGAGTTTATAAACCGAATTATGCTTGCAAAAAATAACACGCGCATCTGGGAAAACAACGGATATACGCCATCGGAGCTTCGTGAGATTTTTAGCAAGGGCAATCAAAATATCATTAAGTTTCCAACATTGCAAAGACCTAAAATAGGACGTAACGACCCCTGCCCGTGCGGAAGCGGCAAGAAATACAAGAAGTGCTGCGCTATATTTGACGATGAAAAAACATCACAGTTAAGTTCTGAAGAGTGCAGACTTTTTTATGAGACATGGTATGGCTTAATGGGCTTTGTCAATGATCGGAAGAATGTAATCAAAGCAAAAATTAAGCCGGAATACCCCAACGCTGTCAGTGATATGATGGTGTACAAAGTCAGAGAAGTACTGTGGGAAAATCCGGAACTTATAGACGAATATATCAATGTATCAGAACTTCCGCAAGAGAAAACCGATATTTTGAAGCTGTGGAAAACAAAGCATAAAAAAGGGATGTTTTTTATCTTGGAGTATCAGCCGGAATACGCTGTTGCAATCGCTCCTGACGCACAGGGCGAGAAATGA
- a CDS encoding DUF1847 domain-containing protein yields the protein MPEEKQCRSCADCGLIGCTMGDKRYPEFCLTAGLDERELAETVALYINNRVNKKIALAAAEVEGGFYGRLTRVEEIMEFARRIGAKKIGIATCVGLMAESRTFAKMLRAHGFEVYGAACKVGAVKKPEIGIGEAYIMREGESMCNPIMQAKLLNKAKTDLNVVVGLCVGHDSLFYKYSKAATTTLITKDRLTCHNPAAPLYLTDSYYKKLLQGDWPQETSKKLPDREP from the coding sequence ATGCCTGAAGAAAAACAATGCCGCTCGTGTGCGGATTGCGGGTTAATCGGCTGTACAATGGGCGACAAACGATATCCCGAATTCTGCCTGACCGCGGGGCTGGACGAAAGAGAGCTTGCCGAAACAGTAGCTCTCTATATCAACAACCGCGTTAACAAGAAAATTGCGCTGGCGGCGGCAGAGGTGGAAGGTGGTTTTTACGGCCGCTTGACGCGCGTTGAGGAGATAATGGAATTTGCCCGGCGCATCGGCGCAAAAAAGATTGGTATCGCAACGTGTGTGGGGCTCATGGCGGAAAGCCGGACCTTTGCTAAGATGTTACGGGCACATGGTTTTGAGGTGTATGGCGCGGCGTGTAAGGTTGGCGCGGTCAAGAAACCTGAGATTGGCATCGGTGAGGCGTACATCATGCGCGAAGGTGAGAGCATGTGTAATCCTATTATGCAGGCGAAGCTTTTGAACAAGGCCAAGACCGACCTGAATGTTGTAGTGGGGCTTTGTGTGGGGCACGACAGTTTGTTCTACAAATATTCCAAGGCAGCGACGACGACGCTTATTACCAAGGACCGTCTGACCTGCCACAACCCTGCCGCTCCGTTGTACTTGACGGATAGCTATTATAAAAAGCTCCTGCAGGGCGACTGGCCGCAGGAGACATCGAAAAAGCTCCCGGACAGGGAGCCATAA
- a CDS encoding EFR1 family ferrodoxin (N-terminal region resembles flavodoxins. C-terminal ferrodoxin region binds two 4Fe-4S clusters.) produces MGFTIFYFSATGNSLEIARKIAKELGDCVIKPMVTQAPGEPVGGPGESVGFVFPVYYNGLPRLVKRFIEDLPIYPGSYCFAIANSGGTRANPLGMLEDVLSQKQVRLSFAEEVKMPGNYIVSHQVPSSEKVKEILKSAAGKVEKAAGAIAAGEGKPVIRKAELWSKIINHSYLYKNINKWDEEFLTTDKCIGCGLCAEVCSVCNIKMEERRPVWQHNCERCLACIHWCPCEAIEYGKKTVGRRRYHNPNIKMEDIKR; encoded by the coding sequence ATGGGATTTACAATTTTTTATTTCTCTGCAACAGGTAATTCGCTGGAAATTGCCCGCAAAATTGCAAAAGAATTGGGAGATTGCGTAATCAAGCCAATGGTTACACAGGCGCCGGGTGAACCTGTCGGCGGGCCCGGGGAATCTGTCGGTTTCGTATTTCCTGTTTACTATAATGGGCTGCCCAGATTGGTAAAACGATTTATCGAAGACCTTCCTATTTATCCAGGAAGCTATTGCTTTGCAATCGCCAATTCCGGAGGAACCAGGGCAAATCCTTTGGGCATGCTGGAAGACGTTCTGTCCCAAAAACAGGTTCGTTTATCTTTTGCGGAAGAGGTTAAGATGCCGGGAAACTACATTGTAAGTCATCAGGTTCCTTCATCTGAAAAAGTTAAGGAAATATTAAAATCTGCCGCCGGCAAGGTGGAAAAAGCCGCCGGAGCGATTGCCGCCGGCGAAGGGAAACCGGTGATAAGGAAAGCTGAACTGTGGAGTAAAATTATAAATCACAGTTATCTGTATAAAAACATCAATAAATGGGATGAGGAGTTTTTAACGACCGACAAATGCATCGGATGCGGTCTTTGCGCGGAAGTATGCAGCGTATGCAATATAAAAATGGAAGAACGGCGTCCGGTTTGGCAGCATAATTGTGAACGATGCCTTGCCTGCATTCATTGGTGTCCTTGTGAAGCAATAGAATATGGCAAAAAAACAGTCGGGCGCAGGAGGTATCACAACCCCAATATCAAGATGGAGGATATTAAAAGATGA
- a CDS encoding site-specific DNA-methyltransferase, protein MDRLIEEAIALLQKGQMLPEEYQSVLFPVNHAEYELTYKAKQPKERILAIGEEPQSTPFQVSKVFGEVKDEGDWKNLLIFGDNFQVLKTLYENKDELIKNKIKGKVKLIYIDPPFATQDEFQNKDGAKAYSDKIKGAEFLEFLRQRLILARELLSEDGSIFVHLDSKMCHYVKIVLDEVFDKNNFQNEIVWQKLKAAKKQAKTFGNVHDTIFYYSKNATFLSHNKQYRGYSDELINSHYSKVDENGRRYTDDSFTQTGNGCARRFGERGLIAPPPGKHWIWGQKKIDEGMKNGRIIFTSNGTPRVKRYLDEREGIAVGDIWTDIHPINSQAIESIDYPTQKPEALLERIIKSASNENDLIMDFFAGSGTTLAVAEKLGRRWIGCDIGKLSIYTIQKRFLTMQEKAKPFAVVNAGCYDLDKVFKLTEEKYNDFVCELFHIEKSKKKTKINGIEVDGKRRGDWCIIYPYQKFKSNNTAVDEAFIENLDKKIKGKIGDRFYIVAPEMNVDIIGDYYIPQGSTTRYYILKIPYRFIQDLHKLNFKKLQQPTKKENINNIENSVGFYFNEQPDVKSHLEVKDKEVVLHIDECSSPFILTDIKDILAMVFIDTTNHEEFIMQETYFADEIKDGDKWRISIKKSNIKNDKIKVVYVDIFGNEFMEVLEVSQ, encoded by the coding sequence ATGGATAGACTTATCGAGGAAGCAATCGCTTTGCTTCAAAAAGGACAAATGTTGCCGGAAGAATATCAATCCGTTTTATTCCCAGTTAATCATGCGGAATATGAACTGACATATAAGGCTAAACAGCCAAAAGAAAGAATACTTGCCATTGGGGAAGAGCCGCAGAGCACTCCTTTTCAGGTTTCAAAGGTTTTCGGTGAAGTCAAGGATGAAGGTGATTGGAAGAATCTCCTAATTTTCGGTGATAACTTTCAGGTGTTAAAAACACTGTACGAAAACAAAGACGAACTTATAAAAAATAAAATAAAGGGTAAAGTTAAACTTATTTACATTGACCCGCCTTTTGCAACACAAGACGAATTTCAAAATAAAGATGGTGCAAAAGCTTATAGCGATAAAATTAAAGGTGCAGAATTTTTAGAGTTTTTACGACAACGCCTTATTTTAGCAAGAGAACTACTATCCGAAGACGGCAGTATTTTTGTTCACTTAGACAGTAAAATGTGCCATTATGTTAAAATTGTTTTAGATGAAGTTTTCGATAAAAATAATTTTCAAAATGAAATAGTATGGCAGAAATTGAAAGCTGCTAAAAAACAGGCTAAAACATTTGGCAATGTACATGATACGATTTTCTATTATTCAAAAAACGCCACCTTTCTTTCGCACAATAAACAATATCGTGGTTATTCAGATGAATTAATAAATTCACATTACTCTAAGGTGGATGAGAATGGTAGAAGATACACTGATGATAGTTTTACTCAAACTGGCAATGGATGCGCTCGAAGATTTGGAGAACGAGGATTAATTGCACCTCCACCAGGTAAGCATTGGATATGGGGGCAAAAAAAAATAGATGAGGGCATGAAAAATGGACGAATCATATTCACATCTAATGGAACGCCAAGAGTAAAACGTTATTTAGATGAACGTGAAGGAATCGCAGTTGGCGATATATGGACTGATATACATCCAATAAATTCACAAGCGATTGAATCAATTGATTATCCTACACAGAAACCCGAGGCACTTTTAGAAAGGATTATTAAATCTGCCAGTAATGAAAATGATTTGATAATGGACTTCTTTGCAGGGAGCGGAACAACCCTTGCCGTTGCTGAAAAACTCGGTCGACGTTGGATTGGCTGTGACATTGGCAAACTCTCAATTTATACAATTCAAAAGCGTTTTCTCACAATGCAAGAAAAAGCAAAACCGTTTGCCGTTGTTAACGCAGGTTGCTACGATTTAGATAAAGTATTCAAGCTTACAGAAGAAAAGTACAATGATTTTGTCTGCGAGTTATTCCATATAGAAAAAAGCAAAAAGAAAACAAAAATAAATGGAATCGAAGTTGACGGTAAGCGTCGCGGCGATTGGTGCATTATATATCCTTATCAAAAGTTTAAGAGTAATAACACAGCCGTTGACGAAGCGTTTATTGAGAATTTAGATAAAAAAATAAAGGGCAAAATCGGTGATAGATTTTATATTGTCGCTCCTGAAATGAATGTCGATATTATTGGCGATTACTATATCCCGCAAGGTTCAACGACACGCTATTATATTTTGAAGATACCGTACAGGTTTATTCAGGATTTGCATAAGCTGAATTTCAAAAAATTACAACAACCTACTAAGAAAGAAAATATCAATAATATTGAAAACTCCGTAGGTTTCTATTTCAACGAACAGCCAGATGTGAAAAGTCATCTCGAAGTGAAAGATAAAGAAGTCGTTTTACATATAGATGAATGCTCTTCGCCCTTCATTCTTACTGACATTAAAGATATTTTGGCGATGGTGTTTATAGATACGACAAACCATGAAGAGTTCATTATGCAGGAGACCTACTTTGCTGATGAAATAAAAGATGGTGATAAATGGAGAATATCTATTAAAAAGTCCAATATCAAGAACGATAAAATAAAAGTCGTATATGTCGACATCTTTGGTAATGAGTTCATGGAAGTGCTGGAGGTGAGCCAATAA